In Candidatus Omnitrophota bacterium, a single window of DNA contains:
- a CDS encoding class I SAM-dependent methyltransferase, which produces MNNSLHKTIEVCRICGSNRIETFLELGLQPPANSLRNNLVEKLPLIPLSLCRCSECSTVQLTETVEPEHLFKHYVWVTGTSSTAKNYANLFCQEACKRLNTKSPFVVEVASNDGTFLKVFKDKGFEVLGVDPAENIVKMANDSGIPTIAAFFGEKIAKKIVSDKRKADFIFARNVIPHVANVHDVVAGMKHCLAADGVGVIEFHYAGVIVDGLQYDSIYHEHLFYFSLKSMQYLLKKHGLQAFDLLESPISGGSLALYFSHKGANKPIEQRLKQKIDAEEKSGLNSKEVWDKFSKDCQKHKNKFVELILKEKSENKRLVGYGSSARSSTLLNYCNINKEHLICIADQNPLKHNKYAAGSDILIISPEEAFSKGPDIIVLLAWNFKTEIISLLKNKYHFCGKVIAPFPNCPQMLQL; this is translated from the coding sequence ATGAATAACTCGTTACATAAGACAATCGAAGTTTGCCGTATATGCGGCAGTAATAGGATAGAAACATTTCTTGAGCTTGGGTTGCAACCTCCGGCTAATAGCCTCAGGAATAATTTAGTTGAAAAGCTTCCGCTAATTCCGCTTTCTCTTTGCCGTTGCTCAGAATGTTCAACTGTGCAGTTGACTGAAACAGTTGAGCCAGAGCATCTTTTTAAACATTATGTTTGGGTCACAGGAACATCATCTACCGCTAAAAATTACGCTAATTTATTCTGCCAGGAGGCTTGCAAAAGGTTAAACACTAAAAGCCCGTTTGTTGTTGAGGTTGCAAGCAATGACGGAACATTTTTAAAAGTATTTAAAGATAAAGGTTTTGAAGTCCTTGGGGTAGATCCTGCCGAAAATATAGTTAAGATGGCTAATGATAGCGGTATTCCTACAATTGCTGCATTTTTTGGCGAAAAAATTGCTAAGAAAATAGTCTCTGATAAGAGGAAAGCGGATTTTATTTTTGCGCGTAATGTTATTCCTCATGTTGCCAATGTGCATGATGTTGTTGCCGGCATGAAGCATTGTTTAGCTGCCGATGGAGTAGGAGTAATTGAATTTCACTATGCTGGGGTTATTGTTGACGGGCTTCAATACGATTCGATTTACCACGAGCACCTTTTTTATTTTTCGTTAAAAAGTATGCAGTATTTACTCAAGAAACATGGTTTGCAAGCTTTTGATTTGTTAGAAAGCCCGATTAGCGGCGGATCTTTAGCGCTTTATTTTTCTCATAAAGGCGCGAATAAGCCTATTGAGCAAAGATTAAAGCAGAAAATTGATGCTGAAGAGAAGAGTGGGTTAAATAGCAAAGAAGTTTGGGATAAATTTTCTAAAGATTGCCAGAAGCATAAAAATAAATTTGTCGAACTCATTCTAAAGGAAAAATCAGAAAATAAGAGATTGGTTGGGTATGGCTCTTCTGCAAGGAGTTCTACTTTGCTTAACTATTGTAACATTAATAAAGAACATTTAATTTGTATAGCTGATCAGAATCCATTAAAACACAATAAGTATGCTGCCGGTTCCGATATACTCATTATTTCTCCCGAGGAGGCTTTTTCCAAAGGGCCTGATATAATTGTTTTACTGGCGTGGAATTTTAAAACAGAGATAATTTCACTTTTAAAAAATAAGTATCATTTTTGCGGAAAAGTAATTGCGCCGTTTCCCAATTGCCCGCAGATGCTACAACTTTAA
- a CDS encoding dTDP-4-dehydrorhamnose 3,5-epimerase family protein, whose product MKFYEQKIKGVWIIEAEPFKDSRGMFFRHFCQKEFLKNGLESKILQTNVSKNNQKYTLRGMHYQLKPFGEHKTMLCVSGAIYDIIVDLRPESETFLKWISVELNSQAPLSLHIPAGCANGYLTLKDDTTILYYMSEFYSPDAYRGFRYNDKLFDFKWPAEPAIISDKDRTYPDFDPRGC is encoded by the coding sequence ATGAAATTCTACGAACAAAAAATAAAAGGTGTTTGGATTATTGAGGCTGAGCCTTTTAAGGATAGCCGCGGGATGTTTTTTAGGCATTTCTGCCAGAAAGAATTTTTAAAAAACGGCTTAGAATCTAAGATCCTGCAGACTAATGTTTCCAAGAATAATCAAAAATATACTTTACGGGGCATGCATTATCAGCTCAAACCTTTTGGCGAGCACAAAACAATGTTATGCGTCTCTGGGGCCATTTATGACATTATTGTTGATTTAAGGCCCGAATCGGAAACATTTTTAAAATGGATATCCGTTGAATTGAATTCTCAAGCTCCTTTGAGTTTGCATATTCCTGCCGGATGCGCTAATGGATATCTTACTTTAAAGGACGATACTACTATTCTTTATTATATGTCTGAATTTTATTCGCCAGATGCTTATCGTGGTTTCCGTTATAATGATAAGCTATTTGATTTTAAATGGCCTGCCGAACCGGCGATTATTTCGGACAAAGACCGTACTTATCCTGATTTTGATCCTAGGGGTTGCTGA
- a CDS encoding HAD-IIIA family hydrolase — translation MDIPKQAVILCGGLGERLRPLTDLVPKPMVLVNGAPFLWYLLEQLKDNGIKEVILLTGYRGEQICEYFKDGNQLGLSIRYSHGPVEWETGRRLFEAKELLDEHFLLLYSDNFLPFNLKKIVKFYNEQKKLLSFIVQPKEKGNIRMGEAGVVQVYDKTRSAAGLGFVELGYMIVNKKVFEFYSDKDVSFSDIINKLVSVGQVAGFTVLDTYYSISDVQRLRMMEKYLQPKKILLIDRDGVINKKAPRGEYIGSWEDFSFIQENIEGMKKLSQAGFSFIVISNQAGIARGMVTAEAVEFIHQRMKEALNGEGISILDIYLCPHHWDEKCFCRKPEPGLFFEAARKWSFRLDKAYFIGDDPRDCQAAYRAGCGCVYTGQNDDLKDLGFEEKPEFVVKNLNEAVPFLEKI, via the coding sequence ATGGATATCCCTAAACAAGCTGTAATTCTTTGCGGAGGATTGGGGGAGCGTTTGCGTCCTCTAACTGATTTAGTGCCTAAGCCAATGGTTCTGGTTAATGGCGCACCTTTTTTATGGTATCTTTTGGAGCAGCTTAAAGATAATGGTATTAAAGAAGTTATTTTGTTAACCGGGTATCGGGGAGAACAGATCTGTGAATATTTTAAAGACGGCAACCAGCTAGGGCTATCTATACGATATTCTCACGGGCCTGTAGAGTGGGAAACCGGGAGGCGCCTTTTTGAAGCCAAGGAGTTACTCGATGAACATTTTTTACTTTTATACAGCGATAATTTTTTACCTTTTAACTTAAAAAAAATCGTAAAGTTTTATAATGAACAGAAAAAGTTGTTGAGTTTTATTGTGCAACCTAAAGAGAAAGGCAATATCCGTATGGGTGAGGCAGGAGTTGTCCAGGTTTATGATAAAACTCGTTCTGCTGCAGGTTTGGGCTTTGTTGAATTAGGATATATGATCGTAAACAAGAAAGTATTTGAATTTTATAGCGATAAAGATGTTAGTTTCTCTGATATAATCAACAAATTGGTTTCGGTGGGCCAAGTGGCTGGTTTTACTGTTTTGGATACTTATTATAGTATTTCAGATGTACAACGCTTAAGGATGATGGAGAAATATCTCCAACCCAAGAAGATATTACTTATTGATAGAGATGGAGTGATCAATAAGAAGGCGCCAAGAGGTGAATATATTGGTTCTTGGGAAGATTTCTCTTTTATCCAAGAAAATATCGAAGGAATGAAAAAGCTGAGTCAGGCAGGTTTTTCATTTATCGTTATCTCCAATCAGGCCGGTATTGCTCGAGGTATGGTGACGGCTGAAGCTGTTGAATTTATTCATCAACGGATGAAAGAGGCATTGAATGGTGAAGGAATAAGTATTTTAGATATTTATCTTTGTCCGCACCATTGGGATGAAAAGTGTTTCTGTCGTAAACCTGAGCCGGGGCTTTTCTTTGAGGCTGCGCGTAAGTGGAGTTTCCGCTTGGATAAGGCATATTTTATAGGAGATGATCCCAGGGATTGTCAGGCGGCTTATCGAGCTGGTTGCGGATGTGTTTATACTGGCCAAAACGATGATTTAAAGGATTTAGGCTTTGAAGAAAAACCTGAATTTGTAGTTAAGAATTTAAACGAAGCAGTACCTTTTTTGGAGAAAATATGA
- a CDS encoding GHMP kinase has translation MIISRTPFRISFAGGGTDLPEFYLKDEGQVISTGIDKYIYVAVKRQTAISEYKFRINWSKVEFKDKIEDIEHPIVREALKMMDMDIPLEISTFADIPANTGLGSSSSFAVGLLHALFALKGKMVTKGVLAGMASHLEIDKLKRKIGKQDHYAAAYGSLNIFTFHTDGTVSVDPVFYKPEIKESLESHLMLFYTAIKRDAHKILRVQHMKTQEKRHVLAEMKSLVAPFGELLSSGANLREFGRLLHRGWLLKKSITDEISSKEIDGYYDRAMAAGALGGKLLGAGGGGFLLFFVEPKKQKAVAGALSSLYRLPFKFENAGTRITYYDQSLV, from the coding sequence ATGATTATTTCAAGGACTCCTTTTCGGATTAGTTTTGCTGGAGGCGGGACCGATCTGCCGGAATTTTATTTAAAAGATGAAGGCCAGGTAATTTCTACCGGCATAGATAAGTATATTTACGTGGCGGTTAAACGCCAGACAGCTATCTCAGAATATAAATTCCGGATAAATTGGAGCAAGGTGGAGTTTAAAGATAAGATTGAGGATATTGAGCATCCGATTGTCCGTGAAGCCTTAAAGATGATGGATATGGATATCCCGCTTGAAATTTCCACATTTGCGGATATTCCTGCAAATACCGGATTGGGATCTTCTAGCTCTTTTGCTGTCGGATTATTACATGCGCTTTTTGCACTTAAAGGAAAAATGGTTACTAAAGGTGTGTTAGCTGGTATGGCCTCGCATCTTGAAATCGATAAGTTAAAGCGCAAGATCGGTAAGCAGGATCATTATGCTGCTGCATATGGCAGCCTTAATATTTTTACTTTTCATACTGATGGAACTGTTTCTGTGGATCCGGTTTTTTACAAGCCTGAAATAAAAGAATCTTTGGAGAGCCATCTAATGCTGTTTTATACTGCCATAAAAAGAGATGCTCATAAAATTTTACGCGTTCAACACATGAAGACGCAAGAAAAACGCCATGTGCTTGCCGAGATGAAAAGTCTGGTGGCTCCCTTCGGGGAGTTGCTTTCTTCCGGAGCCAATCTACGGGAGTTTGGCCGCCTCCTGCATCGCGGTTGGTTGCTTAAGAAAAGCATTACGGATGAAATCTCATCTAAGGAAATCGACGGCTATTATGACCGCGCTATGGCAGCTGGAGCCCTTGGGGGAAAACTTTTAGGCGCAGGCGGGGGAGGATTTTTACTTTTCTTTGTCGAGCCGAAAAAGCAGAAAGCAGTGGCTGGTGCGCTTTCGAGCCTTTATCGCTTGCCGTTTAAATTTGAAAACGCAGGCACAAGGATTACTTATTATGACCAATCTCTGGTTTAG